The proteins below are encoded in one region of Peribacillus muralis:
- a CDS encoding Ger(x)C family spore germination protein has translation MLIIICLFSVPLSGCWGMKEIQNQVYITALGFDFQKGKYHIYFQSLNFSGIAKQEGNALLPEASPVLLGKGTGETIDEAFDDIQKSSFIPVYFGQINSLYFTPSFMENHLGEFLDYAGRTELIRYNTWVYSVKENLQQAMTVNGFFNKSPIHTLVFNPEEVFRNNSFIPIITYQNLIQRYREPVSSILVPTLQIDNETWKEGNDAKKIVKLDGGYFLSDKKLTGWVKGDDLKGLAWLNHDVKNLYLSSDTKKVAVQIVRPRSRIDVIKGPFPRYRITLDVPVTIEENYRHVPVEEIKKILENRVKAEVNDTFKKGLEMNADPFNLAEKAYRFSNDNWDIHELKELSLESIDKIDVNIIVEHTRNYKK, from the coding sequence ATGCTGATTATAATTTGTCTATTTTCAGTGCCGTTATCAGGATGCTGGGGGATGAAAGAGATTCAAAACCAAGTGTATATTACAGCGCTCGGATTTGATTTTCAAAAAGGAAAATACCATATTTATTTTCAATCTTTAAATTTTTCGGGCATTGCCAAACAAGAGGGGAACGCGCTTTTGCCTGAGGCATCTCCCGTATTGTTAGGGAAAGGGACGGGTGAGACCATTGATGAAGCATTTGATGACATTCAGAAATCCTCTTTTATTCCGGTGTATTTCGGGCAAATCAATTCGCTTTACTTCACCCCATCCTTTATGGAAAATCATCTGGGTGAATTTTTGGATTATGCAGGACGTACGGAATTGATAAGGTATAACACCTGGGTATACAGTGTGAAGGAAAACCTGCAGCAAGCAATGACTGTGAATGGTTTTTTTAATAAATCCCCAATCCATACTCTCGTGTTCAATCCTGAAGAAGTATTCAGGAATAACTCGTTCATCCCCATCATTACCTATCAAAATCTGATTCAAAGGTATCGGGAGCCGGTTAGCTCGATTCTGGTCCCTACCTTGCAGATAGATAATGAAACTTGGAAAGAAGGCAATGATGCAAAGAAGATCGTGAAGCTGGATGGCGGTTATTTTTTATCCGATAAAAAACTAACAGGCTGGGTGAAGGGGGATGACCTTAAGGGGCTGGCTTGGCTCAATCATGATGTAAAGAATCTTTACCTATCTTCGGATACTAAAAAGGTGGCTGTACAAATAGTACGCCCACGTTCCCGGATAGATGTCATAAAAGGCCCCTTTCCTAGATACCGGATTACGCTGGACGTGCCGGTGACCATTGAAGAAAATTATCGCCATGTACCTGTGGAGGAAATAAAAAAAATCCTGGAAAATCGAGTGAAAGCGGAGGTGAACGATACGTTCAAGAAGGGACTTGAGATGAATGCGGATCCCTTTAATTTAGCTGAAAAGGCGTATCGCTTCAGTAACGATAATTGGGATATACACGAGCTTAAAGAACTCTCGCTTGAATCCATTGATAAGATCGACGTGAATATTATAGTGGAACATACAAGGAACTATAAAAAGTGA